TCGATGGCCATCACTCTCAGTTCGGTCGCGTTCGTGTTAAATCTCTGGCGAGTGCGCGCTCGTCCGTGCCTAACCAGTTGGGGTGGCGATTGAGGCCACTCCGTGGGTAACCTCGGACTATGGGACAGACTGCAAACACGCACCGCACGTCCGTGGCTCGCCCGTCGGCCGCCGAGCCGCTCGTCGTGACGGTCTCACGGGTTGCGCTCGGTGGGATAGCCGCAGCGTTCGTGCTGGCCCACGCTGTCGGGGTCCGACTGGGCATGGAGGCCCAGGCCGCGATCTACCTCTTTGGGATGGTCGCGTTGAACCTCCCCCACGGCGGGTACGAACACTTCAACAATATCCGCCAGCGCGGGTTGAACTTTCAGTGGCAGTACGTCGTCGGCTACCTGGCGCTGATCGGGGCGTTTCTCGCGCTGTTCGTGATTGTGCCGGTGGCTGGACTGGTCCTGGCAATCGTCGTCGCCGTGCTGAAGGGCGGATACGGTGGCGTCCACGTCATGGACGCTGTGACTGGCAGTGGCCATCTCCGCTCGTCCCCGCAGCGACACCTCGCCGCACTGGTCCGTGGCGGTGCGGTCATGGCCGTCCCGATCGTCTTCTGGCCGGGCACGTTCGAGACGTTCAGCTCGTATATGGTCTCGATTTTCGATCCGGGTGCGCTCGGCCAGTTCAGTCACCTCTTTGGGGTGACCCGCCCACTGATCGCCGTCGGATTTGGGGGGCTTGCGGCTGTCCACCTCTCGTGGGGGTATCTTGGCCGTGACGGCAGCGGATCGTGGCTCGTCGACGCCGCCGAGACCCTCTTGTTGATCGGGTACTTCGCGGTCGTCCCGGTGGTCGTGGCGGTCGGGCTGTACTTCCCGCTGTGGTACTCGCTGCGTCAGGTCGGCCGCCACGTCGCCGTCGAGGACGACGTTCCGGCCAACGGCGGGATCCTCTCGGGATCGATCGACAGCGACGACCCTCGCGTCGTGGCGATGACGGCCTGGGGCGTGTTGATCGTCGGGGCCGTCGCGACCGCGACAGTCGTCGGGGCGATCTATCTGGCTGCGACCCGACCGCTGGCCGGCGCACCGCTGCTTGCGGGCGGGGTAGCGTTCTGGAGCATCGCGATCAGTATCATCGCGTTGCCCCACGTGGTCGTCGGATCGTTTTTAGACCAGGGCCGCGGTATCTGGTACGTACCCTAACATGCGCGAGCAATCACCGCTTGCGGGCGAGACGATCGACGTCATCGGCGGCGGCTTCGGCGGCCTCACGACGGCCTGTTACCTGGCCGACGCTGGGGCCGACGTGACCGTCCTCGAACAGCAAGACCGCCTGGGTGGCGCGGCAAACGTGATCGAAGCCGACGGGTTTCGGTTCGACACCGGCCCCTCCTGGTATCTGATGCCGGACGTCTTCGAGCGCTTTTTCGATCACTTCGGCCACGACCCCGAGGACTTCTATACCCTCCACCAACTGGATCCACAATACCGGGTGTTCTATCGCGATAGTGAGCCAGTTCCGGGTGCCGGGACGCTCGACGACGAGGGGATCGACCCGCCTTGTGACTGGGTGACGATCACGCCCGACATCGAGCGGACGCGCCGAACGTTCGCGGCCTACGAGACTGGCGGTGGTGAGGCCTTCGACGCGTATCTGGCGGAGGCCGAACACACCTACGACGTGGGGATGGAGCACTTCGTCTACGAGGATCGCTCTCGCTTCCGTGACCTGATAGACCTCGACGTCGCGCGACTGGGGCCGGGGCTGAAAATGCTCGGGTCGATGCAAGATCACGTTTCCTCGTACGTCGAGAACCCGAAACTCCAGCAACTGCTGCAGTACACGCTCGTGTTTCTGGGCGGTGCGCCCCACAATACGCCGGCGCTGTACAACCTCATGGCTCACGTCGATTTCAACCTCGGCGTCTACTACCCCGATGGCGGGATGTACAGCGTCGTGGAGGGGCTGGCCGACCTCGGGAGGCAACTCGGCGTCACGTACCGGACGAACACGGAAGTGACCGATCTCCAGTCGACGACGACCGGGTTCTCGCTCCAGACCAGCGCGGGCCGGCGCCGGGCCGATCGGGTTGTCTCAAACGCCCCGCAGGCCCACGTCGAGCGCGAGTTACTCTCGCCGGCCAATCGCGACCACGAGCTCGACCACTGGGACGACCAGACCTACGCCCCGTCCGCACTCTTGCTGTATCTCGGCGTCGAGGGCGACGTTGACCCGCTCGCCCATCACTCGCTCGTGTTCCCCGACGATTGGGACCCCCACTTCGAGACGATCTTCGAGGATCCGGCCTGGCCCGACGATCCGGCCTACTACCTCGCGGTCCCGTCTCTGACCGACGACGGGGTCGCGCCCGAGGGCCACCACGCTGTGGTGGTCCTGTTGCCGCTCGCCCCCGGCCTCGACGACACGCCGGAGCGCCGCCAGGAGTATCGTGATTTGGTCGTCGACGATCTGGCAGACAACGTTGGCGTCGACATCCGCGATCGGATCGTCTATGAGTCTTCGATGTGTGTCGATGACTTCGCCGAGCGATTGAACTATCCCCAGGGAACGGCACTGGGACTTGCCCACACGCTGTTCCAGACTGGCCCGCTTCGACCCGCCCATCGCGCCAAATCCGTCGACGGACTGTACTACGTTGGCGGGTTCACCTCGCCGGGGATCGGCGTCCCGATGGCGTTTATCAGCGGCCAACACACCGCCGATGCCGTTCTCGAAGACGCCCAGCGAGCGGGTGGGTTGTTGTCGACACTCCGGGCTGCTCGCTGATCGCGACAGCCCCGACCTTTAGGTCGATCGTCCGCCTATACCAGTCCCATGAGCGAGTCAGCCCATGGGCGCCGCTTGCTGCGTGTCGGGAGTACCCCCGACGGCGACCCCTTGCCGGCGGACGTGTTACGTTCCCGGACGGGGAACGTGGTCGTAGACACAGAACGGGACTTCTCTGCTGCGCTCTCGCGGGTCGAATCCGGGGCGGTCGATTGTGTGATCGCCGATCACGCTTCGGATGGGTTCGACGGTCTGTCGCTGCTCGAAGCGATTCGGCGGGAACGGCCGAACTTTCCAGTGTTTTTGCTTCCAGCGACCGAGAGTGGTGCTGTCGCACGACGCGCTGTCAGCGCTGACGTCACGGCGTTTCTCCCCCAATCCTCACCGGAGTTGGTCGATCAAGTACTACAGGCACTCGACGACGCTGTCCCGGAGACTCGCGAGGATCGAGTCAGGATGCCGATCCACGACCGGACCGCGACCGAAGAGCAACGCCTCAAAGAGCGCGCCCTGGACGAGGCACCGGTCGGCATCACGATCGGTGATGCCACCGAACCGGACGAACCGCTCATCTACGTCAACGATTCCTTCGAAGCGATCACCGGCTACGACAAAGAGGAGGCCATCGGTGTCAACTGTCGGTTCCTCCAGGGCGCGGATACCGACGCCGAAACGACCGTCGACATCCGTGAAGCCGTCGAGAATACCGAATCGGTGTCGGCCGAACTGTTGAACTACCGGGCGGACGGTTCGACATTCTGGAACAATCTGGCCATCTCACCGATCCGGGACGACGACGGCAACGTGACGAACTTCGTCGCTTTCCAGCAGGACGTGACCGAACGCAAGGAGGCCGAGGCTGCGATCCGCGAAGAACGAGAAACCCTCCGTCGGCTGCTCGATCGCGTCGAGGGGCTGGTCAGTGACCTCTCGGAGATTCTGGTTCGGGCGGACAATCGGGACGAAATTCACCGGATGACCGTCAGCCGACTCGGCTCGGTCGCGAAGTTCGATCGGGCCTGGATCGGCACGTACGATCCGACCACCCATACCGTCTCCATCGCGGCGCACAACCAGGACCGTCTCGGGGAGCAGACGATCGCACTCGATGCAGACCGTCCGAGCGCCGACCGTCTCGCGGCGACCCTCGAAGCAGACGAGATCCAGCGACTCGAAGACGCGGCGACGCTGGACCCGCCGCTCGGATTCGAATCAGGACAGGCTGGATCGGGTGTCCTCATTCCACTGTCCTACCGCCGGACGACCTACGGCGTCCTCGCGGTGTTCGATGCCGACCCGGAAGCGTTCGACGGGACCGAACGGGCGATCTTGGGGGCGCTTGGCCGGGTGATCGGGGCGGCGATCAACGACGTCCTCAGCAAGCGGACGCTCACGACCGACGTGACGATTACGATCGAAGTCGACCTGCACGATCCATCGCTGTTCCTCGCGGACTTGGCGAGTACGGCGACCGATCCCATCGCCTATCGCGGTACCCAGGTCCACGACGACGGCCGCGTCGCGTTTCTGTTTGCCGTCTCCGCGGCCGACGAGGACACTATCCTCGCGGCCGAGGACCGGTACGAGGCTGTCACGGACGTCTCGGTCCTTTCGAGGGCTGGTGAGCAACTAGTCGTCGAGATCATCACGGCTGGAGCGGAGTTCGTCGATGCGCTCGCAAGCTACGGGGCAAACGTCGGCACTGTCGCCATCGACAGCCAAAGTGTCCGCGTCCGGTTTACGGTTGCGACCGAACAGAACGGCCGGGCGATCGTCGAAGCACTCGAAACAGCCTACGAGGACGTCGAATTGATCGCGTATCACGAGTCCGGAGACGCCAAGCAGGCCCCCCGATCGTTTGCCGAAGCTGTCGAGGCTGACCTCACCGATCGGCAGCTGACGGCGCTGCAAAAAGCCTACACCAGCGGCTTTTTCGAGTGGCCCCGCCAGTGTGAGGGAGAGGATCTCGCGGCGTCGATGGACGTGGTGCCCTCGACGTACTACCAGCACCTCAGAACGGCCGAAAAGAAACTCATGCGAGCGTTCTTCGAAGACGACTGAGATTGCCTGGGCGGGGCCGTCCGCCGTCGCTTTGGTTAGTGCTCTAAATACGACTGCAACGTCGACAGCGTCGCCGTTACTTCCTGTTCGACTCTCGTTTCGACGACGGCGGTCGGGACAGCGTTGAGGACCGCCCTCGGCACTCGAATCGCCATCGCACAGGTTATCCGCGTTCCGTTGCCGGTCGCAGTGAGCCGATACCGGACAGTACCATCGAGTGCGCCCGACAGCGAGCGGACGAGTCGCGTCGGCGGGCGACGCAGGCTGTCGGTCAACTGGCCAGACAGCGTGACGCCGGCGAGTTCGTACTGATAGCGGGTCGCGAAGCCGTCTTCGGGCGGTGTCGCACTGACGGCGACCAGGCCGGGGGTGATTTTCACCTGGTTTCGGGGGTCAGCCAGGAACGCGAACCCCGTCCCGGGGGGCACGCCGACGCAGATTGAAGCTTCGTGTGTAAACACTGGCGATCACCGCTCCGAGGTGGATACGTGGGGGCGATCGGTCGGCGTTTCACAGACAACCCCGGCTCGACCGCCAACACGTACTTCGTCGGTCACTGAGTTGTAACTTGTACCGAACTGGTTTGGTCGCGACTCTCTGGGCACGACTTTCAGTTTTCTCGACAGTTCTCCCCTCGGCGACGGGTTCAGGCCGGCGGTTCAGGACACTATCGAGGCAATCGGTGTCAGACCCCAACTGACTGGGTACGCTTTTGAGCCGTGGTGGGGACATAGTAACACTGCTAGCCATGAGCAATCGAGTACTCGCCGCGACAAATGACTGGCCCCGACAGACAGTGGCCGGCGGTTCGCGTTGTGTGACTCGGGCTGTCTTCTCGGTCCGAGCGGAGGCGATATGGGCCTGACGTACCTGCAGTTTACGCTGTTTTTCGTCGGGCTCCCGATCGTCGGCTTGGCTATTGCCCTGTTTGCCACCCGCCGCGTGCATCCGGCCCAGTTGGCTGGTACGATCGTGTTGCTCGGTGTCGCGCTCGTCTATACATTGCCGTGGGACGCCTACCTGATCCGAACGGGTGTCTGGGAGTACGGCTCGATCGTCGTCGGGCACGTCGGCGCCGTCCCCTACGAGGAAGTGCTGTTTATCGGTGGCCAGACGGTCCTGACTGGCTTGTGGACCGCGCTGGTTGTTCGCCCGGACGGTCGTGGGCCGTCCGTGAGGACCCGACAGCGGATCGCCGGCGTCGTTGGCGGGTTGCTCGTCGGTGGGCTTGGACTGCTCGCGTTGACTGTGACGACGTTCCGGTATCTCGGCGCGATCCTGGCCTGGGCGGGACCAGTACTCGCCCTCCAGTGGGGCTTTGGCTGGCCTGTCCTGCTGGCAAAGCGACGCGGCGTCTTGGCCGCACTGGCCGTCCCGACGATATATCTCTGGGTTGCCGATCGGCTGGCGATCGGCCTCGGACTGTGGATGTTCTCACCGACGTACACCACTGGCATCTCGGTACTCGGGCTCCCCATCGAGGAAGCGATGTTCTTCCTGGTGACGAACGTGTTCCTCGTCCAGGGACTGGTCCTGTTCGGCTGGGTCGTCGAACGCGGCGTACTCCCCTCGCTATCGGCGGCTCTCGGTACTGTCCCGGAGCGGACTGAGTGACCCCCAGACCACCGAGACATCCCACTTGACGCTCGATTCCTCGACGGTCACTCCGCTGAGCGAGCGAACGCCCAGTTCCGGCTCCGCCAGTTATCGAATCGGGCTCTCGCGGGCCGGCCCGGCGGTGGCGCGAAGCTGAGCCCTCGCTCGCGGGCGGTCGGATGCACCGAGCAAGTAACGCCTCGCGCTGGCTGTCTCGCTGTCCCAGTTCGACGTGCCGACTCACACTACAACGGTGTCGCACGATTGTTCGGCGATGGCGGTCACCTCGCCGGGAGCGACCGACCCGACGGGGCGAGCGAATCGCCGGACACGTCCGAGTGTACGGGGTCGACGCCTCTCCGAGTGAGGCGAGTCGTGACCTCGCCAGACGACAATCAGCTCATTGGACGCGTTCAGAGTGCCTGCAACGACGTACACACTCGACCGTGTGCGATCCGGGTACAAATCGCGAAAATGGACGTGAGAGCGGACGTCCAGTTAGTCAGCTGCGTGTGCGGACTCGCCAGACGCCGGTGCGGCGTCGTCAAGGACGTTGTGACTGCGCAGCAAGATGATCCCGAAGATCACCTTCGCAGTTACGTCGAGTACCGCGAAGCCGGCGGTCTCCGGGCCGATGCCGATGACCGCGAGGCCTTCGGTCCCGATGATCCACCAGACCGGGTAGACCAGCCACAGGAGGCCGATCATGTTCCGGAGCAGCTTGAACGTACTGCGCGTGTCCGGCGACAACTCGTTGGCTTTGGTCGTCAACGTCGAGAACAGGAAGTACAGCAACACCAGCAGGAAGCCGGTGGAGACGCCCCACCAGACGATCCGGAGGGCTTCTGCTTCCAGGCCGGCCGCGCCAGTGAACTGCAGCGTCGCGACGACGCCGGTGAGGATCATCAGCACGTCCAGCCCGACGAGCGTCGAGATGGTGTTACGGTCAGCGCCCGCGAGCAACGCGATGTCGTACAACAACAGCGGCGTCGTCAGGATCCAGTCAGTGTACCGTGCCCAGTAGATCGTCTCGGGTTCCTCGAAACTGGTCCCGATGATGTCGTTGACGACTTCGATCGGCAACCGGCCGAACCCGGTTGCCATCGCCAGGTAGTTCACGAACGCGATCGCCGCGATGAACGTCGTGACGATGTAAAATTTCTTTCGCCGGGAATCCCGTACGTTCCAGCCGGTTGCGATGAAGTACAGCATTCCCAGGAACATTCCTGCCGTGCCTGCCCACAGCGATATACTGGTTAGGTCTACCATGCGACAATGAAAGATTGTTGCCGGTTTCGGGTAATGACCGTACCAAACCAATTCGGTATCTGACCGGTCACTCACCCGAGACGGGCCTGTACCGACAGGGTTTCACGGGTCCAGGCCGTGGCAAACATCGAATGAGTAAGGACGTTATCGAGGTTCGCGGGGCCGAGCAACACAACCTGAAAGACGTCGACGTCGAGATCCCCCGCGAGCAGTTGACGGTCGTTACCGGCCTCTCGGGGTCGGGGAAATCCTCGCTCGCGTTCGAGACGATCTACGCCGAAGGGCAGCGCCGCTATATCGAGTCGCTGTCGGCCTACGCACGGAACTTCCTCGGCCAGATGGACAAACCACAGGTCGAGTCAGTCGAGGGGCTC
The sequence above is drawn from the Halorhabdus sp. CBA1104 genome and encodes:
- a CDS encoding Brp/Blh family beta-carotene 15,15'-dioxygenase, with the protein product MGQTANTHRTSVARPSAAEPLVVTVSRVALGGIAAAFVLAHAVGVRLGMEAQAAIYLFGMVALNLPHGGYEHFNNIRQRGLNFQWQYVVGYLALIGAFLALFVIVPVAGLVLAIVVAVLKGGYGGVHVMDAVTGSGHLRSSPQRHLAALVRGGAVMAVPIVFWPGTFETFSSYMVSIFDPGALGQFSHLFGVTRPLIAVGFGGLAAVHLSWGYLGRDGSGSWLVDAAETLLLIGYFAVVPVVVAVGLYFPLWYSLRQVGRHVAVEDDVPANGGILSGSIDSDDPRVVAMTAWGVLIVGAVATATVVGAIYLAATRPLAGAPLLAGGVAFWSIAISIIALPHVVVGSFLDQGRGIWYVP
- a CDS encoding NAD(P)/FAD-dependent oxidoreductase; the encoded protein is MREQSPLAGETIDVIGGGFGGLTTACYLADAGADVTVLEQQDRLGGAANVIEADGFRFDTGPSWYLMPDVFERFFDHFGHDPEDFYTLHQLDPQYRVFYRDSEPVPGAGTLDDEGIDPPCDWVTITPDIERTRRTFAAYETGGGEAFDAYLAEAEHTYDVGMEHFVYEDRSRFRDLIDLDVARLGPGLKMLGSMQDHVSSYVENPKLQQLLQYTLVFLGGAPHNTPALYNLMAHVDFNLGVYYPDGGMYSVVEGLADLGRQLGVTYRTNTEVTDLQSTTTGFSLQTSAGRRRADRVVSNAPQAHVERELLSPANRDHELDHWDDQTYAPSALLLYLGVEGDVDPLAHHSLVFPDDWDPHFETIFEDPAWPDDPAYYLAVPSLTDDGVAPEGHHAVVVLLPLAPGLDDTPERRQEYRDLVVDDLADNVGVDIRDRIVYESSMCVDDFAERLNYPQGTALGLAHTLFQTGPLRPAHRAKSVDGLYYVGGFTSPGIGVPMAFISGQHTADAVLEDAQRAGGLLSTLRAAR
- a CDS encoding bacterio-opsin activator domain-containing protein, with the translated sequence MSESAHGRRLLRVGSTPDGDPLPADVLRSRTGNVVVDTERDFSAALSRVESGAVDCVIADHASDGFDGLSLLEAIRRERPNFPVFLLPATESGAVARRAVSADVTAFLPQSSPELVDQVLQALDDAVPETREDRVRMPIHDRTATEEQRLKERALDEAPVGITIGDATEPDEPLIYVNDSFEAITGYDKEEAIGVNCRFLQGADTDAETTVDIREAVENTESVSAELLNYRADGSTFWNNLAISPIRDDDGNVTNFVAFQQDVTERKEAEAAIREERETLRRLLDRVEGLVSDLSEILVRADNRDEIHRMTVSRLGSVAKFDRAWIGTYDPTTHTVSIAAHNQDRLGEQTIALDADRPSADRLAATLEADEIQRLEDAATLDPPLGFESGQAGSGVLIPLSYRRTTYGVLAVFDADPEAFDGTERAILGALGRVIGAAINDVLSKRTLTTDVTITIEVDLHDPSLFLADLASTATDPIAYRGTQVHDDGRVAFLFAVSAADEDTILAAEDRYEAVTDVSVLSRAGEQLVVEIITAGAEFVDALASYGANVGTVAIDSQSVRVRFTVATEQNGRAIVEALETAYEDVELIAYHESGDAKQAPRSFAEAVEADLTDRQLTALQKAYTSGFFEWPRQCEGEDLAASMDVVPSTYYQHLRTAEKKLMRAFFEDD
- a CDS encoding SRPBCC family protein, producing MPPGTGFAFLADPRNQVKITPGLVAVSATPPEDGFATRYQYELAGVTLSGQLTDSLRRPPTRLVRSLSGALDGTVRYRLTATGNGTRITCAMAIRVPRAVLNAVPTAVVETRVEQEVTATLSTLQSYLEH
- a CDS encoding lycopene cyclase domain-containing protein — its product is MGLTYLQFTLFFVGLPIVGLAIALFATRRVHPAQLAGTIVLLGVALVYTLPWDAYLIRTGVWEYGSIVVGHVGAVPYEEVLFIGGQTVLTGLWTALVVRPDGRGPSVRTRQRIAGVVGGLLVGGLGLLALTVTTFRYLGAILAWAGPVLALQWGFGWPVLLAKRRGVLAALAVPTIYLWVADRLAIGLGLWMFSPTYTTGISVLGLPIEEAMFFLVTNVFLVQGLVLFGWVVERGVLPSLSAALGTVPERTE
- a CDS encoding bacteriorhodopsin; its protein translation is MFLGMLYFIATGWNVRDSRRKKFYIVTTFIAAIAFVNYLAMATGFGRLPIEVVNDIIGTSFEEPETIYWARYTDWILTTPLLLYDIALLAGADRNTISTLVGLDVLMILTGVVATLQFTGAAGLEAEALRIVWWGVSTGFLLVLLYFLFSTLTTKANELSPDTRSTFKLLRNMIGLLWLVYPVWWIIGTEGLAVIGIGPETAGFAVLDVTAKVIFGIILLRSHNVLDDAAPASGESAHAAD